From Bos mutus isolate GX-2022 chromosome 5, NWIPB_WYAK_1.1, whole genome shotgun sequence, one genomic window encodes:
- the EEF1AKMT3 gene encoding EEF1A lysine methyltransferase 3 isoform X1 produces the protein MADSRPDPESEPDSVFPREVGLFADCYSEKSRFCFCGHVLNITENFGSRLGVAARVWDAALSLCNYFESQNVDFRGKKVIELGAGTGIVGILAALQGGDVTITDLPLVLEQIQGNVQANVPPGGRAQVRALSWGIDQHVFPGDYDLVLGADIVYLEPTFPLLLGTLRHLCGPHGTIYLASKMREEHGTESFFQHLLPQHFQLELAQRDEDENVNIYRARHRGPRPA, from the exons ATGGCAGATTCCCGCCCAGATCCTGAGTCAGAGCCCGATTCGGTGTTCCCACGTGAGGTCGGGCTCTTCGCCGACTGCTATTCGGAGAAGAGCAGGTTCTGCTTCTGTGGGCACGTGCTGAATATCACGGAGAACTTCGGGTCCCGCCTCGGGGTGGCAGCGCGCGTGTGGGATGCG GCTCTAAGCCTGTGCAACTATTTCGAGAGTCAAAATgtggatttccgaggcaagaaagTGATCGAACTGGGCGCGGGGACTGGTATCGTGGGAATCTTGGCAGCGCTGCAGG gGGGGGATGTTACCATCACTGACCTACCCCTGGTCCTAGAACAGATCCAGGGCAACGTCCAGGCCAATGTGCCCCCTGGAGGCCGGGCCCAGGTCCGCGCCTTGTCCTGGGGGATTGACCAGCATGTCTTCCCTGGAGACTATGACCTGGTGCTGGGGGCTGATATCGTGTACCTGGAGCCCACCTTCCCACTGCTGCTGGGGACCCTCCGACATCTGTGCGGGCCCCATGGCACCATCTATCTGGCCTCCAAGATGAGAGAGGAGCACGGGACAGAGAGCTTCTTTCAGCATCTCCTGCCCCAGCATTTCCAACTGGAGCTGGCCCAGCGGGATGAGGATGAAAATGTCAACATCTATAGGGCCAGGCACAGGGGACCAAGACCTGCTTGA